The Candidatus Methylomirabilota bacterium DNA window CGGCTCCTTGCTCGGCTCCCTGGGTGCCGCGGGGCGCTGCACCGCGATCGTGACCTCCACCACCTGTGGCTCCGTCCCCTTCCGGTTGTCGAGCACGGCGAAGTACTGGCCGGCGATCGGGGCCCTCACCGAGAAGGAAAGCTGCTTCACGGCCTGGACGTGGAGGAGAGGCCGCGCGGGCGCCGGGGCCTTCTCGTCCTGGTCGGCTCGGTCGCCCGCCTCGCCGTAGGCGACGAGGACGTCCATCTGGCCGTCGAGCTTCACGAGAACCGCCAGCACGGTGCCCTCGGACACGTTGATGATCCTGACCCGCTTGAACTGGCCGGAGGGGATCTCGTAGTTGTAGCTCGCCTGCTGGGCGACGGCGGGTGAGAGGAGCGCCAGCGCCAGGAGAGCCGCGAGGATCGCTCGGCCGAGCCCGATCACGCCAGCAGCCGACCATGCCCGGCCCGACATTGTCAACCCGCAGCGGTACGCTCGTGCGTCCAAGGATCTCCGGAAATCGCCGGGCCCGTGTCCAGAAATTACCCGGACGGAGATTGATCTGCTGGCCGCAAATTTACCAGGCATTTGTGGACGGCGTCTCGCAACATGCTGAAATTTCTGGAAATATGCCTCCGGTATCGCTTTTGCTCTCTCCATGGGGCATGGAGGACCTGGACATGACGTTCAGAGAAGCGATCACCGAACCGGCGAACGCCGGCCATCCAGTGGGTTGGACCGAGCGGCGCAGCGTGGGACGCCCCTCGACGGTGGCGCCCTTCGCGCCGCAGATCAGTCAGTGGCTCCAAGCCGAGCCCATGCTGTCGGGCGCCGAGGTGCTGAGACGGGTGCGCCTCATCGGCTACCCCGGGGGGAAGAGCGCCCTGTACGAACTGGTGCGGCGCCTTCGGCCAACGGTCTCCGGAGGCTAGTAACGGGTCGCGCCTCGTCCTCGATTCTTCCTCGCTGAGCGTCCCCTCAGAGGCCCTTCTCCGCGCGCCAGGCGCGGATCTGGTCGCCGTGCTCCTTGTAATGGTGGGCCGAGTTCTGGTCCACGATCTTCCACGCCGTCCGGCCGGGCTCGAAGCGCGCCGCCGGGACGGCGGCCGCGGCGCGCATGAAGTCCGTGTGCGAGCGCTCGAGGTCGCGCATGACCTCCGGCAGGGGCGCGGCCTTCTTCGCCGCGACGAACTTCGCGTTCCAGGCGTCCACGTCCTCGTAGCTCACGCCCTCGGGAATCGGCCGCTCGCCGCGCGCC harbors:
- a CDS encoding ClbS/DfsB family four-helix bundle protein → MSTVPVTKAELLSAAEHEYTLFQEALEGLDERRFDEVWLGVWCVKDIVAHISAWHRELAPALGRLARGERPIPEGVSYEDVDAWNAKFVAAKKAAPLPEVMRDLERSHTDFMRAAAAVPAARFEPGRTAWKIVDQNSAHHYKEHGDQIRAWRAEKGL